In a single window of the Gemmatimonadota bacterium genome:
- the gcvH gene encoding glycine cleavage system protein GcvH: protein MDVSVPENLKYSVEHEWLATDGTVGVTAFAVEQIGDIVFVELPAVGSTVEAGKAFGVIESVKAVSELFAPATGKVIAVNETLTDAPETVAADCYGAGWLIKIEVTKPSDLTLLRDAAGYKDLIANH from the coding sequence ATCGACGTGTCCGTCCCCGAAAACCTCAAGTACTCCGTCGAACACGAATGGCTGGCCACTGACGGCACCGTCGGCGTCACTGCCTTCGCCGTCGAGCAGATTGGCGACATCGTGTTCGTGGAACTCCCCGCGGTTGGCTCCACGGTCGAGGCCGGGAAGGCGTTCGGCGTGATCGAGTCGGTGAAGGCCGTGAGCGAACTCTTCGCGCCGGCGACCGGCAAGGTCATCGCCGTCAACGAAACGCTCACCGATGCGCCCGAGACCGTCGCCGCCGATTGCTACGGCGCGGGATGGTTGATCAAGATCGAGGTCACCAAGCCCTCGGATCTGACCCTGCTGCGAGACGCGGCCGGCTACAAGGACCTGATCGCGAATCACTGA
- a CDS encoding 6-bladed beta-propeller, whose translation MRRARLAAAVALTACGAGNYALATAKIDTLPGGIVRVRNDGPTAWSDTNGWKIVHVAAVRIAAGSPGELTLPFTPAIARSGDLLVLDRRPASIKVFAPDGSWLRTIGREGAGPGEFRNRALIAATAGKVFVLDRSTSRVIVFDSVGALVAERPVTDGVVLDGIAAAGAESIILDGRVGSRQSLVWLNDSLVEQHRATLPAALPEAMWSPCALVIPFQPSVLGIGRSDHTAIWGRTDSLKLLVTRTGSDTTRIIEAVFTAPEVTDADRTRLFSGPGSISAECPVARAADLPARKPLWRDLHHDGQENVWVELTPDVGKRQYAVFSPVGEFLGRVPDPFDPDQNTFWLGDVALEFETAGDGSVTIHRWEVRRSR comes from the coding sequence GTGCGTCGTGCCCGGTTGGCTGCGGCCGTTGCACTCACCGCCTGCGGAGCCGGCAACTATGCCCTTGCCACGGCGAAAATCGACACCCTCCCAGGTGGCATCGTGCGGGTGCGGAACGACGGCCCGACCGCGTGGAGCGACACCAACGGCTGGAAAATCGTTCACGTTGCTGCAGTTCGAATTGCCGCGGGTTCGCCGGGAGAACTGACCCTCCCGTTCACTCCCGCGATTGCCAGAAGTGGTGACCTGCTGGTGCTCGATCGACGGCCAGCCAGTATCAAGGTGTTTGCACCCGACGGCAGCTGGCTACGAACCATCGGACGCGAAGGCGCCGGGCCAGGCGAATTCCGGAATCGCGCCCTTATCGCTGCGACTGCGGGAAAGGTCTTTGTCCTCGACCGCAGCACCAGTCGGGTCATCGTCTTCGATTCGGTCGGAGCGCTCGTTGCGGAGCGCCCCGTCACCGACGGGGTCGTCCTCGACGGCATCGCTGCCGCCGGCGCAGAATCGATCATCCTCGACGGACGAGTCGGATCCCGGCAATCGCTGGTCTGGCTCAACGATTCGCTCGTTGAACAACATCGGGCAACACTCCCCGCAGCCTTGCCTGAGGCGATGTGGAGCCCCTGTGCCCTGGTCATTCCCTTTCAGCCGAGCGTCCTGGGGATCGGCCGAAGTGATCATACCGCGATCTGGGGCCGCACCGACTCCCTGAAGCTCCTGGTGACTCGCACAGGGAGCGACACCACCCGGATCATCGAGGCAGTGTTCACAGCGCCGGAGGTGACCGATGCTGACCGGACGAGGCTCTTCAGTGGCCCGGGGTCGATTTCGGCCGAGTGCCCGGTCGCCAGGGCCGCTGATCTCCCGGCACGGAAGCCTCTCTGGCGCGACTTGCACCACGACGGCCAGGAGAATGTCTGGGTCGAGCTGACACCGGATGTCGGGAAGCGGCAGTACGCTGTGTTCTCGCCAGTGGGTGAGTTCCTTGGCCGCGTTCCCGACCCGTTCGATCCAGACCAGAACACCTTCTGGCTCGGTGATGTTGCACTGGAATTCGAAACGGCCGGGGACGGCAGCGTTACGATTCACCGCTGGGAAGTGCGGCGTAGCCGGTAG
- the gcvP gene encoding aminomethyl-transferring glycine dehydrogenase has translation MENTFVPRHIGPTSADVQAMLDTLGYPTLNAFIDAVVPASIRMANPLKLPAGQGEHEVLATMRALAAKNQVFRSYIGMGYNGTFTPPVIQRNILENPGWYTAYTPYQAEIAQGRLEALLNFQTMVSDMTALPVANASLLDEGTAAAEAMAMTIAVVKHEGTPIFLIDAACHPQTIAVVKTRAEARGVEIKVGDPAAFAFEANTVGCLLQYPATDGNVPDWRAVCDAAHAAGALVTVATDLLALALLAPPGEWGADIAVGNSQRFGVPLGYGGPHAAFFATKDAYKRHLPGRIIGVSKDVDGRPALRMALQTREQHIRRDKATSNVCTAQVLLAVMSSMYAVWHGPEGIREIATRVQSLAQRLARGLKKAGIVVDHEHFFDTVTVTMAADKCAAVTSAARFRKINFRRIGQTRLSIALDETTTTADVGDVLACFGSSADTLDGTPAAESLGSLARTSEFLTHPVFHRYRSETEMLRYMRGLEAKDLSLTAAMIPLGSCTMKLNATTEMMPVSWPEFGAIHPFAPRDQAAGYTEMFDRLEAQLCEITGFAAVSLQPNAGSQGEFAGLMAIRGYHHGRGDLHRDVCLIPMSAHGTNPASAVMAGMRVVVVASDAKGNIDVADLKAKAAEHATNLAALMVTYPSTHGVFEDSIKEICATVHGHGGQVYMDGANMNAQVGLCRPGDIGADVCHLNLHKTFCIPHGGGGPGMGPIGVAKHLVPFLASHPVIDLGHAQSSGTISAAPWGSASILPISFIYNLLMGGEGLTDATRIAILSANYIARRLAGAYDLLYSGHDGLIAHECILDTRGFKQSAGIEVEDIAKRIIDFGFHPPTVSFPVPGTLMVEPTESESKAELDRFIDAMLAIREEIRAVESGSADRERNVLKGAPHTLSQVVSDSWDRPYPREQAAFPVVGLRDRKVWPTVGRIDSAYGDRNLVCTCPPMSEYE, from the coding sequence ATGGAGAATACGTTTGTACCGCGGCACATCGGCCCCACGTCGGCGGATGTGCAGGCGATGCTCGATACGCTCGGCTACCCGACTCTCAATGCCTTCATCGATGCTGTCGTCCCCGCGTCGATCCGAATGGCCAACCCGCTCAAGCTTCCGGCCGGCCAGGGTGAGCACGAAGTGCTCGCGACGATGCGCGCGCTCGCGGCGAAGAACCAGGTCTTCCGCTCCTATATCGGGATGGGCTACAACGGCACCTTCACGCCGCCAGTGATCCAGCGCAACATCCTCGAGAATCCCGGCTGGTACACGGCCTACACGCCGTATCAGGCCGAGATTGCGCAGGGGCGGCTCGAGGCACTGCTGAACTTCCAGACGATGGTGAGCGACATGACCGCGCTCCCCGTCGCGAATGCGTCGCTGCTCGATGAAGGCACCGCCGCTGCGGAAGCGATGGCGATGACCATCGCGGTGGTGAAGCACGAAGGGACGCCGATCTTCCTGATTGATGCCGCGTGCCATCCGCAGACGATTGCGGTGGTGAAGACGCGCGCCGAAGCGCGTGGCGTCGAGATCAAGGTCGGAGATCCGGCAGCTTTCGCTTTCGAAGCGAACACTGTCGGCTGCCTGCTGCAGTATCCCGCGACCGACGGCAACGTTCCCGACTGGCGTGCCGTGTGTGACGCAGCGCACGCGGCCGGTGCACTGGTTACTGTGGCGACCGACCTGCTTGCCCTCGCGTTGCTGGCGCCGCCGGGCGAGTGGGGCGCCGACATTGCCGTCGGCAACTCGCAGCGATTCGGTGTGCCACTGGGCTATGGCGGGCCGCACGCCGCCTTTTTCGCGACCAAGGATGCCTACAAGCGTCACCTCCCCGGACGCATCATCGGTGTCTCGAAGGATGTCGATGGCCGCCCGGCACTGCGCATGGCGCTGCAGACGCGCGAGCAGCATATTCGTCGCGACAAGGCCACCAGTAACGTCTGTACCGCGCAGGTACTGCTCGCGGTGATGTCGTCGATGTACGCGGTATGGCACGGCCCCGAGGGCATCCGCGAGATCGCGACGCGGGTGCAGTCGCTCGCGCAGCGTCTCGCGCGTGGCCTCAAGAAGGCCGGCATCGTCGTTGATCACGAGCATTTCTTTGACACCGTCACCGTGACGATGGCTGCCGACAAGTGTGCTGCCGTTACCTCTGCTGCGCGCTTCCGGAAGATCAACTTCCGGCGCATCGGTCAGACCCGGCTTTCGATCGCACTCGATGAGACCACGACGACGGCCGACGTGGGTGACGTGCTCGCCTGTTTCGGCAGCAGTGCCGACACGCTCGACGGAACTCCGGCCGCGGAATCACTCGGTTCACTCGCCCGCACCAGTGAATTCCTGACCCACCCGGTCTTCCATCGTTATCGCTCCGAAACGGAGATGCTGCGCTATATGCGCGGCCTCGAGGCGAAGGATCTCTCGCTCACTGCCGCGATGATCCCCCTCGGTTCGTGCACCATGAAGCTCAACGCCACCACCGAAATGATGCCGGTGAGCTGGCCCGAGTTCGGTGCCATTCATCCGTTCGCGCCGCGCGACCAGGCCGCCGGCTACACCGAGATGTTCGATCGACTCGAGGCACAACTCTGCGAGATCACCGGCTTCGCCGCGGTCTCGCTCCAGCCCAATGCCGGGTCACAGGGCGAGTTCGCCGGCCTGATGGCGATTCGTGGCTACCACCATGGCCGAGGCGATCTGCATCGCGATGTCTGTCTGATTCCGATGAGCGCGCACGGCACCAATCCGGCGAGCGCAGTGATGGCCGGAATGCGTGTGGTGGTGGTCGCATCGGACGCGAAGGGGAACATCGATGTCGCCGACCTCAAGGCGAAGGCGGCAGAGCACGCGACGAATCTTGCGGCGCTGATGGTGACCTATCCCTCGACGCACGGCGTGTTCGAGGATTCGATCAAGGAGATCTGCGCCACAGTGCACGGGCACGGCGGGCAGGTCTACATGGATGGCGCCAACATGAACGCCCAGGTCGGCCTCTGCCGACCGGGCGACATCGGCGCGGATGTCTGTCACCTGAACCTGCACAAGACCTTCTGCATTCCGCACGGCGGCGGCGGCCCGGGGATGGGCCCCATCGGCGTCGCGAAGCATCTGGTGCCGTTCCTCGCGAGCCACCCGGTAATCGATCTCGGCCACGCGCAGTCGTCCGGAACGATTTCGGCGGCGCCGTGGGGCAGTGCGTCAATCCTGCCGATCTCGTTCATCTACAACCTGCTGATGGGTGGTGAAGGGCTCACCGACGCCACGCGGATCGCGATCCTCTCGGCGAATTACATCGCGCGGCGGCTGGCGGGTGCCTACGACCTGCTCTACTCAGGGCACGATGGGCTCATCGCGCACGAGTGCATTCTCGACACCCGTGGCTTCAAGCAGAGCGCCGGGATCGAGGTCGAGGATATCGCCAAGCGGATCATCGATTTCGGCTTCCATCCGCCGACAGTGTCCTTCCCGGTCCCCGGGACGCTGATGGTCGAGCCGACCGAATCGGAGTCGAAGGCCGAGCTGGATCGATTCATCGACGCGATGCTGGCGATTCGGGAAGAGATTCGCGCGGTCGAGAGTGGCAGTGCCGACCGCGAGCGGAACGTTCTCAAGGGAGCGCCGCACACGTTGTCGCAAGTGGTGTCCGACAGCTGGGACCGGCCGTACCCGCGCGAGCAGGCAGCGTTTCCGGTTGTCGGGCTGCGAGACCGGAAGGTGTGGCCCACGGTGGGCCGGATCGACAGCGCGTATGGCGACCGGAATCTCGTCTGCACCTGTCCGCCGATGTCGGAGTACGAATAA
- a CDS encoding efflux RND transporter periplasmic adaptor subunit: MKPARPLAVLFLAAITFGACKKKDDAAANGPPADSTKGASTLALDVVGEPVRKGDLVLTVTATGQIRSDAVSNRKAEATGTVAEVLVRAGDRVKRGQALVRLDPRPLDLDVAAAEAQVSSARVKFTTEMNVDSIASGQAPPAARRAYALANSGLTGAEVALDKAKLARENAVITAPFDGVVDKINVAVGDRVGNGQDIATIVDLTNLRVEAAVLEHDLPLLRVGGDAYVTIAAAPDKPVRGTVAAILPLVDTVTRAGRAVVRIHGDGTLRPGMYADVRLESARLPNRIVVPTKAIIERENRPLVFVVKDGRAEWVYVNPGRRSVNETEILPDSASNEIPLKPGDIVLTDGHLTLSHQAPVRLTRKREADQPH, encoded by the coding sequence ATGAAGCCTGCTCGTCCGCTCGCCGTCCTTTTCCTCGCCGCGATCACATTCGGCGCCTGCAAGAAGAAGGATGACGCCGCGGCCAACGGGCCTCCGGCCGATTCGACCAAGGGGGCCTCGACGCTCGCCCTCGATGTCGTGGGCGAGCCGGTGCGAAAGGGTGACCTCGTCCTCACGGTGACTGCCACGGGCCAGATTCGCTCCGACGCCGTCTCCAACCGGAAAGCCGAAGCGACTGGCACGGTGGCCGAAGTCCTGGTGCGCGCGGGTGATCGGGTGAAGCGCGGGCAGGCGCTGGTGCGCCTCGACCCCAGGCCGCTCGACCTTGATGTTGCTGCGGCCGAAGCGCAGGTCTCTTCGGCCCGGGTGAAGTTCACCACCGAGATGAACGTCGATTCGATCGCGAGCGGCCAGGCACCGCCGGCTGCGCGCCGCGCGTACGCCCTCGCAAACTCGGGCCTCACCGGCGCCGAGGTGGCGCTCGACAAGGCAAAGCTCGCGCGCGAAAACGCGGTGATCACCGCTCCGTTCGATGGTGTGGTCGACAAGATCAACGTCGCCGTGGGTGATCGCGTCGGAAATGGCCAGGATATCGCGACCATCGTCGACCTGACCAATCTCCGCGTCGAAGCCGCCGTGCTCGAGCACGACCTGCCGCTCCTCCGCGTCGGCGGTGACGCGTATGTCACCATCGCTGCCGCGCCAGACAAGCCGGTGCGTGGCACCGTCGCCGCGATTCTGCCGCTGGTCGACACCGTGACCCGTGCCGGGCGCGCCGTGGTGCGCATCCACGGCGATGGCACGCTGCGCCCCGGGATGTACGCCGACGTCCGCCTCGAGTCGGCCCGCCTCCCGAACCGCATCGTGGTCCCGACCAAGGCGATCATCGAGCGCGAGAATCGGCCGCTGGTCTTCGTGGTGAAGGACGGACGTGCCGAGTGGGTCTATGTGAATCCGGGCCGCCGCTCGGTGAATGAGACCGAAATTCTTCCCGACAGCGCGAGCAATGAGATCCCGCTCAAGCCGGGCGACATCGTGCTCACCGATGGTCATCTCACGCTGTCGCACCAGGCGCCGGTGCGCCTGACGCGCAAGCGCGAAGCCGACCAGCCTCACTGA
- a CDS encoding right-handed parallel beta-helix repeat-containing protein: MMQLSLSARRFASALLILALPSVLPAQTAATPFMSGMVITHSVRIRPGRYLAPAGDSAAITVRGSNIVVDLRGVELIGSSDRENPEGFAGTAVRVDGGRNVTVTGARVRGYKVGIIARGVTRLRLLDNDLSDNWRPRLYSGIEKESLVDWLSYHHNEKDEWLRYGAAIYLVDVSASEVKGNTVRRGMNGLMLVRTTGTRVWNNDFSYNSGLGVGMYRASYDTLMHNHIDYDVRGYSHGFFNRGQDSAGLLMFEQTSNNVVAFNSVTHGGDGLFLWAGQSTMDSGQGGANDNLFYRNDFSHAPTNGMEATFSRNAFVNNRVEENWHGLWGGYSYNSVVIGNAFARNVEAIAIEHGQDNVVGGNSFTQDTTAIHLWWNKIEPSDWGYPKHRDTRSRGYAIEGNEFHNVRLALRADNTQALRGSGNLFRDVDSLARISGDSSGTVPFWQDDDDFDASPIPTEYQVAKLPGGINAILPAGARRGRNTIIVDEWGPYEWKSPKLWPVGRSDATPQKLRVLGPAGRWQVVSRDGVASLSASSGKVGDTLVVTPVAGHENDYRVQLEYRGLATTSPFGEKIAAGTAVRFGWSRYLPTASWHLRFLAWDSVRTPRTDDAAIAQALRDAEITTMDTTRLDLTWYGPPRKIIPQANVLTEATTSVTLAPGKYTMRTISDDAVKVYLDGNLLLDDWAPGESHAKAAEFTATGTHTIRVVHLQIDGWYELRLDIERMK, from the coding sequence ATGATGCAGCTCTCTCTGAGCGCGCGGAGGTTCGCCTCCGCGCTGCTCATCCTCGCACTTCCGTCGGTCCTCCCCGCACAGACAGCAGCTACGCCCTTCATGTCGGGAATGGTCATCACCCACTCGGTGCGGATCCGCCCCGGGCGATACCTCGCGCCGGCCGGCGATTCGGCTGCGATCACCGTGCGCGGCAGCAACATTGTTGTGGACCTGCGTGGCGTCGAGCTGATCGGGAGCAGCGACCGCGAGAATCCCGAGGGATTTGCCGGCACGGCCGTTCGTGTCGATGGCGGTCGCAATGTCACCGTGACGGGTGCCCGGGTGCGCGGCTACAAGGTCGGCATCATTGCTCGCGGTGTGACGCGGCTTCGCCTCCTCGACAACGACCTCTCCGACAACTGGCGGCCGCGGCTCTACTCCGGCATCGAGAAGGAGTCGCTGGTCGACTGGCTCTCCTATCACCACAACGAGAAGGATGAATGGCTGCGCTATGGCGCGGCGATCTATCTCGTCGATGTGAGCGCAAGCGAGGTGAAGGGGAACACGGTGCGGCGCGGGATGAACGGACTGATGCTGGTGCGTACTACGGGCACGCGAGTCTGGAACAACGATTTCTCCTACAATTCCGGCCTCGGTGTCGGGATGTACCGCGCCAGCTACGACACGCTGATGCACAATCACATCGACTACGACGTTCGTGGCTACTCCCACGGTTTCTTCAATCGCGGCCAGGATTCAGCCGGGCTGCTGATGTTTGAGCAGACATCGAACAATGTGGTGGCGTTCAATTCGGTGACCCACGGCGGCGACGGGCTCTTCCTCTGGGCCGGTCAGAGCACGATGGACAGCGGGCAGGGCGGGGCGAACGACAATCTCTTCTATCGCAATGACTTCTCCCACGCTCCCACGAACGGGATGGAAGCGACCTTCTCGCGCAATGCCTTCGTCAACAACCGCGTGGAAGAGAATTGGCACGGCCTCTGGGGCGGTTATTCCTACAACTCGGTGGTGATCGGGAACGCCTTCGCACGGAATGTGGAGGCGATTGCCATCGAGCACGGGCAGGACAATGTCGTCGGCGGGAATAGCTTCACCCAGGATACCACGGCGATCCATCTCTGGTGGAACAAGATCGAACCGTCCGACTGGGGTTACCCGAAGCACCGCGACACCCGCTCGCGGGGTTACGCTATCGAGGGCAACGAGTTCCACAATGTCCGCCTCGCACTGCGCGCCGACAACACGCAGGCGCTGCGGGGAAGCGGCAACCTCTTTCGTGATGTCGATTCGCTGGCCCGCATCAGCGGTGACAGCAGCGGCACGGTACCGTTCTGGCAAGACGACGACGACTTCGATGCCTCGCCGATTCCGACGGAATACCAGGTGGCGAAACTCCCTGGCGGTATCAACGCGATACTCCCCGCCGGCGCACGTCGCGGCCGCAACACCATCATCGTCGACGAGTGGGGTCCCTACGAATGGAAGAGCCCGAAACTCTGGCCCGTCGGCCGATCAGATGCTACGCCGCAGAAGCTCCGCGTCCTCGGTCCGGCCGGGCGTTGGCAAGTGGTTTCTCGTGACGGGGTCGCGTCACTCTCGGCCAGCAGCGGCAAGGTGGGCGACACGCTGGTTGTAACCCCGGTTGCCGGGCACGAGAACGACTATCGCGTGCAACTCGAGTATCGCGGCCTGGCCACGACATCGCCCTTCGGCGAGAAGATCGCTGCAGGCACCGCGGTACGCTTCGGCTGGTCGCGCTACCTGCCCACCGCCTCCTGGCATCTGCGCTTTTTGGCCTGGGATTCCGTCAGGACGCCACGAACCGACGATGCTGCGATTGCCCAGGCGCTGCGTGACGCCGAAATAACGACGATGGACACGACCCGCCTCGACCTGACCTGGTATGGGCCGCCGCGAAAGATCATCCCACAGGCGAACGTCCTGACCGAGGCGACGACCAGCGTGACACTCGCACCGGGCAAGTACACGATGCGCACGATCTCGGACGACGCTGTGAAAGTCTACCTCGATGGAAATCTGCTGCTCGACGACTGGGCGCCGGGTGAATCACACGCGAAGGCGGCCGAGTTCACGGCCACCGGGACCCACACCATTCGGGTGGTGCACCTGCAGATCGACGGCTGGTACGAGCTTCGCCTCGACATCGAGCGAATGAAGTAG
- the gcvT gene encoding glycine cleavage system aminomethyltransferase GcvT, whose product MHQTALDARHRALGARMIPFAGWEMPVQYAGLVEEHHAVRNAAGLFDLSHMGELYIKGAEADRALDAALVTAPSKLAVGRAHYSMICAPDGSVMDDLIVYRLGDTSYLVVANASNVDTVSAALRERIVGFDASLDDATMRTSLVAIQGPKAAEILQPFTPFDLSTLKYYASVQTTACGIPALLARTGYTGEDGFELFVLWDDGVTVWDALLAAGKDRGLVPVGLGARDTLRLEAGMPLYGQELTRETTPFEAGLGRVVKLDKPGDFVGRSALEASKEHPGKQLVGLKLTGRGIARTGYPVYLPAASDACGTVTSGTTSPTVGAPIAMAYLPPEHAAVGTAVEVGVRNTRVAAEVVALPFYKRAT is encoded by the coding sequence GTGCACCAGACCGCCCTCGATGCCCGTCACCGCGCCCTTGGCGCCCGGATGATCCCCTTCGCCGGCTGGGAAATGCCGGTGCAGTACGCCGGGCTCGTCGAAGAGCACCACGCCGTCCGCAACGCCGCCGGCCTCTTCGACCTCTCCCATATGGGTGAGCTCTATATCAAGGGCGCCGAAGCCGACCGCGCCCTCGATGCCGCGCTGGTCACCGCGCCGAGCAAGCTGGCGGTGGGCCGGGCGCACTATTCGATGATCTGCGCCCCAGACGGCTCGGTCATGGACGACCTGATCGTCTACCGCCTCGGCGATACCTCCTATCTCGTGGTCGCCAACGCTTCCAATGTGGACACCGTCTCGGCCGCGCTGCGCGAGCGGATCGTCGGCTTCGATGCCTCGCTCGACGACGCCACCATGCGGACCTCGCTGGTCGCGATCCAGGGGCCGAAGGCCGCCGAAATCCTCCAGCCGTTCACCCCGTTCGACCTCTCGACCCTCAAGTACTACGCCTCGGTGCAGACCACTGCGTGCGGTATTCCGGCCTTGCTCGCGCGCACTGGGTACACCGGCGAAGACGGCTTCGAATTGTTTGTACTCTGGGACGATGGCGTTACAGTGTGGGACGCGCTGCTCGCCGCTGGCAAGGATCGTGGCTTGGTGCCGGTCGGGCTCGGTGCCCGCGACACCCTGCGGCTCGAGGCCGGCATGCCGCTCTATGGCCAGGAACTCACCCGCGAGACCACGCCCTTCGAGGCCGGACTCGGCCGGGTCGTGAAGCTCGACAAGCCGGGCGACTTCGTGGGCCGCAGCGCGCTCGAGGCCTCGAAGGAGCATCCCGGGAAGCAATTGGTCGGGCTCAAACTGACCGGTAGAGGCATCGCCCGGACCGGCTATCCGGTCTATCTTCCCGCCGCGTCGGACGCCTGTGGCACCGTCACCAGCGGGACCACATCGCCGACTGTGGGCGCCCCGATCGCGATGGCGTATCTGCCGCCGGAACACGCCGCGGTGGGCACCGCCGTCGAGGTGGGAGTCCGCAATACCCGAGTGGCCGCCGAAGTGGTGGCCCTGCCGTTCTACAAGCGCGCGACCTGA
- the udk gene encoding uridine kinase yields MTSTTRPRPLIIGVVGGSGSGKTTVARAIHESTGLDAAFVDQDAYYNDLAHLTLEERKQVNFDHPDALDNDLLAEHLQLLADGIAIEKPTYDYAAHTRAAATVVVEPRDIVIVDGILLFTDKRLRELCDIKVYVDVADDVRFIRRLLRDVEDRGRSMTDVIRQYLGSVRPMHLEFVEPSKRYADVILPEGGHNRIGVEMIIARVRLELQRRRADEGAS; encoded by the coding sequence GTGACCAGCACTACCCGTCCCCGGCCACTGATCATCGGTGTGGTCGGGGGTTCCGGCTCCGGCAAGACGACCGTCGCGCGCGCGATCCATGAATCGACCGGACTCGACGCGGCCTTCGTTGATCAGGACGCCTACTACAACGACCTCGCGCATCTGACGCTCGAGGAGCGGAAGCAGGTCAACTTCGATCATCCCGACGCACTCGACAACGACCTTCTGGCCGAGCATCTGCAATTGCTGGCTGATGGCATCGCGATCGAGAAGCCGACATACGACTATGCCGCCCATACTCGCGCTGCGGCCACGGTCGTGGTGGAACCGCGTGACATCGTCATCGTCGATGGCATTCTCCTCTTTACCGACAAACGACTGCGCGAACTCTGCGACATCAAGGTCTATGTCGATGTCGCCGACGATGTCCGCTTCATCCGCCGCCTGCTCCGCGACGTGGAAGACCGGGGCCGCTCCATGACCGACGTCATCCGCCAGTACCTCGGCTCGGTCCGCCCGATGCACCTGGAATTCGTGGAGCCTTCCAAGCGGTACGCCGACGTGATCCTGCCCGAGGGAGGGCACAATCGTATCGGCGTCGAGATGATCATTGCACGGGTCCGGCTGGAGCTGCAGCGTCGCCGTGCTGACGAAGGAGCGTCGTGA